From a single Oxalobacter vibrioformis genomic region:
- a CDS encoding IS5 family transposase (programmed frameshift) gives MRPAYRRHDISDQAWALLEPHLPGQPGQWGRIAKDNRTFINAVFWILRTGAPWRDLLQEYGKWGSVHQRFIRWRDKGIWERLLEILIDEPDFEWLLIDASHIKIHPHAAGARGGNQGMGRTKGGFNSKIHLAVDANGMPVRCLVTSGTVADCTQASRLMDGISPRHLVADRGYDSNAIIDHAKSRNIIPVIPPKRNRKVQTDYDRQIYQKRHLVENAFLYLKRWRGIATRYAKNLATFAAAVQVRCIALWLNALIILK, from the exons ATGAGACCAGCGTACAGACGCCACGACATATCCGACCAGGCCTGGGCTTTACTTGAGCCCCACCTTCCAGGACAGCCTGGTCAATGGGGCAGGATAGCCAAAGATAACCGCACCTTCATTAATGCTGTATTCTGGATATTACGCACAGGCGCCCCCTGGCGTGATCTTTTGCAGGAGTACGGAAAATGGGGAAGCGTTCACCAGCGCTTCATCCGCTGGCGCGACAAGGGCATATGGGAGCGCTTGCTGGAAATCCTGATAGATGAGCCTGATTTTGAATGGCTTTTGATAGATGCAAGTCACATCAAGATTCACCCCCATGCTGCTGGTGCAAGAGGAGGCAACCAGGGCATGGGGCGCACAAAAGGGGGCT TCAACTCAAAAATACATCTGGCCGTGGATGCGAATGGTATGCCGGTCAGATGTCTTGTCACATCGGGTACCGTTGCAGATTGTACGCAGGCTTCACGGTTAATGGATGGGATATCCCCTCGCCATCTGGTGGCGGATCGGGGTTATGATTCAAACGCCATTATTGACCATGCAAAATCCCGCAACATCATACCGGTCATACCCCCAAAAAGGAATCGCAAGGTGCAAACAGACTATGATCGGCAGATTTATCAGAAACGTCACTTGGTGGAAAATGCCTTTCTTTATCTCAAGCGTTGGCGGGGTATTGCCACAAGATACGCAAAAAATCTCGCGACATTTGCTGCCGCTGTGCAGGTGCGCTGTATCGCCCTTTGGTTGAATGCGTTAATCATACTCAAGTAG
- a CDS encoding MCP four helix bundle domain-containing protein — protein sequence MKIGARLALGFLLMIALITSMAGGGVWEFSSMDSNVKSMLADSVGMERPARAWARAASNQGLLIYGISLRTPLKSNV from the coding sequence ATGAAGATAGGTGCACGTCTTGCACTGGGTTTTTTGCTGATGATTGCCCTTATTACCAGTATGGCGGGGGGTGGTGTCTGGGAGTTTTCAAGTATGGACAGCAACGTCAAGAGCATGCTGGCTGATTCTGTCGGCATGGAGCGTCCGGCTCGCGCATGGGCGCGTGCAGCGTCCAACCAGGGCCTGCTGATCTATGGCATCTCTTTGCGGACCCCGCTGAAATCAAACGTCTAG
- a CDS encoding response regulator transcription factor, translating into MLILASASSEFFHKWDEVVSQPDAVVHVGSIDQLKALLEINTTRLIVLDMTVKDGKDPDILRAISEIKKGARLILSGIQFTPTAELSGLAVGAVACCSSSLSVAECRKILDVVQQGGVWLSSAGIPELLSKLRDFSARSSDSAALASSSGSNGAETAQPDEAVLSCLTKREREVARLVGSGASNKDIARQLDISDRTVKAHLTAIFDKLQVQDRLQLALRVSGRPPG; encoded by the coding sequence GTGCTGATACTTGCTTCTGCAAGCAGTGAATTTTTCCATAAATGGGACGAGGTCGTCTCGCAACCCGATGCGGTTGTGCATGTCGGCAGCATTGACCAGTTGAAAGCATTACTGGAGATCAACACAACACGTCTTATTGTCCTGGATATGACCGTAAAAGACGGTAAGGATCCTGATATCCTGCGTGCCATTTCCGAAATCAAGAAAGGTGCCCGCCTGATTCTTTCCGGTATCCAGTTTACCCCTACAGCAGAACTGTCAGGGCTGGCAGTCGGTGCGGTTGCCTGCTGTTCTTCCTCTCTTTCCGTAGCGGAATGCCGGAAGATTCTCGATGTGGTTCAGCAGGGGGGCGTATGGCTTTCCAGTGCCGGTATTCCCGAACTGCTCTCCAAGCTGCGGGATTTTTCTGCCAGATCGTCCGACTCGGCGGCATTGGCTTCGTCGTCCGGTTCCAATGGCGCAGAAACCGCCCAGCCGGATGAAGCCGTTTTAAGCTGCCTGACCAAACGGGAACGGGAGGTTGCCAGGCTGGTTGGCAGTGGTGCCAGCAATAAGGATATTGCCCGCCAACTGGATATTTCTGACCGCACGGTAAAAGCGCATCTGACAGCGATTTTTGACAAACTCCAGGTTCAGGATCGTCTGCAGCTGGCACTGCGGGTTTCGGGCCGTCCGCCCGGCTGA
- a CDS encoding methyl-accepting chemotaxis protein, with product MFTEIAAKRATYRNALAELYKMKGVAGSTSVGSEALLKHLKQAVAPARNAYVQSVDAFRDYEVRQADEKAVEVDQMARTGRMIMLGSAAVAIIVGVVVAGILTVGITRPMNEAVHIAETIAGGDLTSRIEVRSRDETGQLMQAMKDMNDSLFNAVTQVRQSADTIATASSQIASGNQDLSARTEEQASSLEETASSMEEITSTVRQNGDNARQANQLATQAADMFCTGTCARQTARAAPGCSSQEGAGTSPCTIVFAKVIGK from the coding sequence ATGTTCACGGAAATTGCCGCCAAGCGTGCCACCTATCGCAATGCGCTGGCAGAGCTGTACAAGATGAAAGGGGTGGCGGGCTCAACGTCAGTCGGGTCGGAAGCGTTGCTTAAACATCTCAAACAGGCAGTGGCTCCGGCACGAAATGCTTATGTCCAGAGTGTTGATGCTTTCCGTGATTATGAAGTCAGGCAGGCTGACGAGAAAGCGGTTGAGGTGGATCAGATGGCAAGGACAGGCAGGATGATTATGCTGGGGTCTGCTGCTGTGGCAATTATTGTGGGTGTAGTGGTTGCCGGGATTCTGACAGTAGGTATTACCCGCCCGATGAATGAAGCCGTACATATTGCTGAAACCATTGCAGGTGGAGACCTGACCAGCCGTATCGAGGTGCGTTCCCGCGATGAGACCGGCCAACTCATGCAAGCCATGAAAGACATGAACGACAGCCTCTTCAATGCCGTTACCCAGGTACGCCAGAGCGCGGATACTATTGCGACAGCTTCCTCCCAGATTGCCTCCGGCAACCAGGACCTTTCCGCGCGGACCGAAGAACAGGCCAGTTCGCTCGAAGAGACCGCGTCCAGTATGGAAGAAATCACCTCCACCGTACGCCAGAATGGAGACAATGCCAGGCAGGCCAACCAGCTGGCCACCCAGGCCGCCGATATGTTCTGCACCGGCACCTGTGCAAGGCAAACCGCCCGTGCGGCACCCGGCTGTTCCAGCCAGGAAGGCGCCGGCACTTCCCCATGCACCATCGTCTTCGCCAAGGTCATCGGCAAATGA
- a CDS encoding type I secretion system permease/ATPase: MTQPVNVPENEPGNTQIAPKQDGAIATRGDAAQAWQVPVETLIADDPLVRCLVILTKLFHNPFSSQTLTAGLPLDDGRLTPELFIRAANRAGLTARVVKRELMKISPLTLPCVLLLKNGNACVATARDEANVWTIIQPESDGGETKISNAELLNYFDGVAIFSRPTFKFDTRAQDNTIPKSQHWFWGVFKQSMPLYSEVMVASFLINIFALVTPIFTMNVYDRVVPNNAFDTLWVLGIGIVIVYVFDLIMKTLRSYFLDIAGKRVDVILSATIFEKIMSLKAAVRPKSVGSLANNLSEFEMFRDFITSATITTMIDLPFTILFLVVIFWLGGPLVLVPLVIMPIIVLIALALQRPLQGVIQKSFRLGTQKHATLIETLTGIDTLKAVGAEGVVQRKWENIIGEQSDLSLRSKLLTTAIVNQSGLFQQLAYIGVVIVGCFLISERMLTMGGLIASSMLTGRVTAPLAQVASLITRYFQARSAVQGVDDIMQLPIERPEGKNYIHRPTIRGDIEFRNVTFNYPEAQVPALINISFRIRSGEKVGIIGRIGSGKSTIEKLILGIYEPTEGSIWVDGVDLQQIDPADLRRSIGYVPQDVMLFFGTVKENIVLGAPYVDDSMVLRVAEIAGVTEFVNRHPQGFDMHVGERGEGLSGGQRQSVANARALLLDAPILVLDEPSNSLDNRSEENFKTRLAQHLGNHTLILVTHRASLLTMVDRLIVMDGGQIIADGPKEQVMQALSGGKLHVAKN, translated from the coding sequence ATGACACAGCCTGTAAACGTACCGGAAAACGAGCCGGGAAATACGCAGATTGCTCCCAAGCAGGATGGTGCCATCGCAACAAGAGGGGACGCCGCTCAGGCCTGGCAGGTTCCGGTCGAAACCCTCATTGCCGATGACCCGCTGGTACGCTGCCTCGTTATCCTGACCAAACTGTTTCACAACCCGTTTTCATCACAGACACTGACAGCCGGCCTGCCACTGGACGATGGCCGCCTGACCCCGGAACTTTTCATCCGTGCGGCAAACCGGGCCGGGCTGACCGCCCGTGTGGTCAAACGCGAGTTGATGAAAATCTCCCCGCTGACGCTGCCTTGCGTACTTCTCCTGAAAAACGGCAATGCCTGCGTGGCAACCGCACGGGATGAAGCCAATGTCTGGACCATCATCCAGCCGGAATCCGACGGTGGGGAAACCAAAATATCCAATGCGGAACTGCTGAACTATTTTGACGGCGTTGCCATCTTCTCCAGGCCGACGTTCAAATTTGATACACGCGCCCAGGACAATACCATCCCGAAAAGCCAGCACTGGTTCTGGGGGGTTTTCAAGCAATCAATGCCACTGTACTCCGAAGTGATGGTCGCCTCTTTCCTGATCAACATCTTCGCCCTGGTCACCCCGATCTTTACCATGAACGTGTATGACCGCGTGGTACCCAACAATGCCTTTGACACGCTATGGGTACTGGGTATCGGCATTGTGATTGTCTATGTCTTTGACCTCATCATGAAAACCCTGCGATCGTATTTTCTTGATATCGCAGGCAAGCGGGTCGACGTGATCCTGTCAGCGACCATCTTTGAAAAAATCATGAGCTTGAAGGCCGCTGTCCGCCCCAAGTCCGTCGGCAGCCTGGCAAACAACCTTTCCGAATTCGAGATGTTCAGGGACTTCATCACGTCAGCCACTATCACAACGATGATTGACCTGCCCTTTACCATTCTCTTCCTTGTCGTTATCTTCTGGCTGGGCGGCCCGCTGGTGCTGGTGCCACTGGTTATCATGCCGATTATTGTCCTGATTGCGCTTGCATTGCAGCGCCCGTTGCAGGGCGTCATCCAGAAAAGCTTCCGCCTGGGCACCCAGAAGCACGCCACCCTGATCGAAACCCTGACCGGCATCGACACCTTAAAGGCCGTCGGCGCAGAAGGTGTCGTCCAGCGGAAATGGGAAAACATCATCGGCGAACAAAGCGACCTGTCGTTGCGTTCCAAGCTCCTGACCACCGCCATCGTCAACCAGTCAGGCCTTTTCCAGCAGCTTGCCTATATCGGGGTTGTCATTGTCGGCTGTTTCCTGATTTCTGAGCGTATGCTGACAATGGGTGGCCTGATTGCCAGCTCCATGCTGACCGGGCGCGTCACCGCGCCACTGGCACAGGTAGCGAGCCTGATTACCCGCTACTTCCAGGCACGTTCTGCCGTGCAGGGTGTCGATGACATCATGCAACTACCGATTGAACGCCCGGAAGGCAAAAACTATATTCACCGTCCGACCATCCGCGGAGATATTGAATTCCGTAACGTGACATTCAACTATCCTGAAGCCCAGGTACCGGCACTGATCAATATCTCTTTCCGCATCCGCAGCGGGGAAAAGGTCGGTATCATCGGCCGTATCGGCTCAGGCAAATCCACGATTGAAAAGCTGATCCTTGGCATTTACGAGCCGACAGAAGGTTCCATCTGGGTAGATGGCGTCGACCTGCAGCAGATTGATCCTGCGGATCTGCGGCGCAGCATTGGCTATGTACCTCAGGACGTCATGCTGTTTTTTGGCACGGTAAAAGAAAACATTGTGCTCGGTGCGCCTTACGTGGATGACTCCATGGTGTTAAGAGTGGCCGAAATCGCTGGTGTCACTGAATTTGTCAATCGCCATCCGCAGGGCTTTGACATGCATGTCGGTGAACGGGGAGAAGGCCTGTCCGGCGGCCAGCGCCAGTCTGTTGCCAATGCACGCGCGCTGCTCCTGGACGCACCCATACTCGTTCTGGATGAACCCAGCAACTCGCTTGACAACCGTTCAGAGGAAAATTTCAAGACCCGCCTGGCCCAGCACCTTGGAAACCATACACTCATCCTGGTAACCCACCGTGCATCGCTTCTGACCATGGTTGACCGGCTGATTGTCATGGATGGCGGCCAGATCATTGCGGATGGTCCTAAAGAACAAGTTATGCAGGCTCTGTCCGGAGGAAAACTTCATGTCGCAAAAAACTGA
- a CDS encoding transglutaminase-like cysteine peptidase has protein sequence MRALELSTANFFGNEKRLHQGMRILLRIMYLLLLVIFLPLLLRAADVLPEFSEKYLAAAEKKYGAGAKNRMQAWSRLIAENRNKPEQEKLQLVNNFFNKVPYVSDQKHWGKKDYWATPAEMLASNGADCEDYAIAKYFTLVALGVDNSKLKITYVKAISEAHMVLTYYPQPNAVPLVLDNLIPHIKLASQRPDLKPVYAFNGDGLWLVKSQTLGHVGGSGNIRFWREMQNRMGKEF, from the coding sequence GTGAGGGCTCTGGAACTATCAACAGCGAATTTTTTCGGCAACGAAAAACGCCTGCATCAGGGAATGCGTATTTTGCTGCGCATTATGTATCTTCTGTTGCTGGTTATATTCCTGCCGCTGCTGCTTCGTGCCGCAGATGTGCTGCCGGAATTCAGCGAAAAATACCTCGCGGCCGCCGAAAAAAAATATGGCGCAGGCGCAAAAAACCGCATGCAGGCATGGTCGCGCCTGATAGCCGAGAATCGCAACAAGCCCGAACAGGAAAAACTGCAGCTTGTGAATAATTTTTTTAACAAGGTTCCCTATGTCTCCGACCAGAAACACTGGGGAAAAAAGGACTACTGGGCAACTCCGGCTGAAATGCTGGCATCCAACGGCGCCGACTGTGAAGATTATGCGATTGCCAAATATTTCACCCTGGTTGCGCTGGGGGTGGATAACAGCAAGCTGAAGATCACTTACGTCAAGGCCATCAGTGAAGCCCACATGGTACTGACCTACTACCCTCAGCCCAATGCCGTTCCACTGGTACTGGATAACCTCATCCCGCATATCAAGCTGGCAAGCCAGCGCCCTGACTTAAAACCGGTCTATGCCTTCAACGGTGACGGCCTGTGGCTGGTCAAGTCGCAAACACTGGGCCATGTTGGCGGCTCAGGCAACATCCGTTTCTGGCGCGAGATGCAAAACCGGATGGGGAAGGAATTCTGA
- a CDS encoding chemotaxis protein CheW: protein MVTNLELTNASSNTVASAPQEYLAFRLGNEEYGIDILKVQEIREYEPTTKLANVPGFILGLSNLRGAIVPIIDMRIKFNLGEANYDHLTVTIILNIGERIVGMVVDSVSDVIALTPEQIRPAPPMGTLMDTDNLIGLGTLEDRMLILVDIEKLMSAPDMGLSDTALPRE from the coding sequence ATGGTAACGAACCTTGAACTTACTAATGCATCTTCAAACACCGTGGCATCCGCGCCGCAGGAGTATCTGGCCTTCAGGCTGGGAAATGAAGAGTACGGTATTGATATCCTGAAAGTCCAGGAAATCCGGGAGTACGAGCCGACAACCAAGCTGGCAAACGTACCCGGCTTCATTTTAGGGCTCTCCAATCTGCGGGGGGCCATCGTTCCCATCATCGACATGCGCATCAAGTTCAATCTTGGTGAAGCCAACTACGACCATCTGACCGTGACCATCATCCTCAATATAGGGGAGCGGATCGTGGGAATGGTGGTTGATTCGGTATCGGATGTCATAGCGCTTACTCCCGAACAGATCCGTCCTGCACCGCCCATGGGCACACTGATGGACACAGACAACTTGATTGGTCTGGGAACACTGGAAGACCGCATGCTGATCCTGGTTGACATTGAAAAGCTGATGTCAGCCCCGGATATGGGGCTCTCAGATACGGCATTGCCAAGGGAATAA
- the mscL gene encoding large-conductance mechanosensitive channel protein MscL: MLKEFKEFAMRGNVMDMAIGVIMGGAFGKIVSSIVSDVVMPPIGLLVGGVNFTDLKIVLKHATTDAAGHVVPAVTLNYGNFIQTTFDFLIIAAAIFLVVKGINSLHLKKADEPAAEPLPSKEEVLLAEIRDLLKEQNQSASGE; this comes from the coding sequence ATGCTAAAAGAATTTAAAGAATTCGCCATGCGGGGAAACGTGATGGACATGGCCATAGGCGTCATCATGGGCGGCGCCTTTGGCAAAATCGTCAGTTCCATCGTATCGGACGTGGTGATGCCACCGATCGGCCTGCTTGTGGGGGGCGTCAACTTTACCGATCTCAAGATTGTGCTCAAGCATGCCACAACCGATGCCGCCGGGCATGTCGTGCCCGCCGTAACACTCAATTACGGCAACTTCATCCAGACAACCTTTGACTTCCTGATTATCGCCGCTGCCATTTTCCTGGTGGTCAAGGGCATTAACAGCTTGCATCTGAAGAAAGCGGATGAGCCGGCCGCAGAGCCGTTACCCAGCAAGGAAGAAGTGCTACTGGCAGAAATACGTGATCTGCTGAAAGAACAGAACCAGTCGGCATCGGGCGAATAA
- a CDS encoding TolC family outer membrane protein: MKLKFISAAIGSIFLVLSGTALAQTTLSAAVDHTIKTNPDIATDARHRRSIDEALIGAYSGYLPSADVGWGYGSEKAKNSNTGYRWSHYLHRKEKSLTVQWNIFQTFGTYFEVERNKARMQSAAYKTAGTSEQIALRVVEAYLDVLRMRETVRLTKQNLDNHQKTYDQIHMRAASGVGRRSDLDQAEARLALAKSNLVSSEANLRDVEIAYQRYTGTHPDDLFQPELPIDALMPTSLENAMEVARDNNPLLKQAKADVEAANAQYHAAKSPFGPRLDVEGGMTDYDNTGGVEGPSDDRYIMLRMRWNIFRGGADMARLGETKQLSYEAMEINKRTLMQLDQSTALSWNTLVSVRERLPNLKQHVDSALATRDAYTLQFSIGQRTLIDLLDTENEYYTSTVEYVNGQYLELFAGYRLMADMGRLLHSLGVQHLVDTDATQRVGWTNPWSRSDYAEPLKQIPVAQAEEATAEEAALVPESDAAEQGESCARQLNTRFSV; encoded by the coding sequence ATGAAATTAAAGTTTATTTCAGCCGCTATCGGAAGCATCTTTCTGGTGCTTTCCGGTACAGCGTTAGCACAGACAACGCTCTCTGCTGCTGTTGACCATACCATCAAAACCAATCCCGATATTGCAACAGACGCCCGGCACCGCAGATCGATCGATGAAGCCCTGATTGGCGCATACAGCGGCTACCTGCCCAGTGCCGATGTGGGCTGGGGCTATGGTAGCGAAAAGGCCAAAAACAGCAATACCGGCTATCGCTGGAGCCACTACCTGCACCGCAAGGAGAAGTCGCTGACGGTTCAGTGGAACATCTTCCAGACATTCGGCACCTATTTTGAAGTTGAGCGCAACAAGGCCCGCATGCAGTCTGCAGCGTACAAGACAGCCGGAACTTCCGAACAGATTGCTCTGCGTGTTGTCGAGGCCTATCTGGATGTGCTGCGGATGCGCGAAACGGTTCGCCTGACCAAACAAAATCTGGACAACCACCAGAAAACCTACGACCAGATTCATATGCGCGCTGCAAGCGGTGTTGGACGCCGTTCTGATCTGGACCAGGCTGAAGCTCGTCTGGCACTGGCCAAATCCAATCTTGTTTCATCAGAAGCCAACCTGCGCGACGTGGAAATTGCTTATCAGCGCTACACCGGCACCCATCCGGATGACCTCTTCCAGCCGGAACTGCCGATAGACGCCCTGATGCCGACCAGTCTCGAAAACGCGATGGAAGTCGCCCGCGACAATAACCCGCTGCTCAAGCAGGCCAAGGCAGATGTTGAAGCGGCCAATGCACAATACCATGCTGCCAAATCACCGTTTGGCCCGCGTCTGGATGTCGAAGGCGGCATGACCGATTACGATAACACCGGTGGTGTCGAAGGCCCGAGTGACGACCGTTATATTATGCTGCGTATGCGATGGAACATCTTCCGTGGCGGCGCTGACATGGCCCGCCTTGGCGAAACCAAGCAGCTTTCCTATGAAGCCATGGAAATCAACAAGCGTACGCTAATGCAGCTCGACCAGAGCACTGCGCTTTCCTGGAATACCCTGGTATCCGTCCGTGAGCGCCTGCCCAACCTCAAGCAGCACGTAGATTCTGCACTGGCAACCCGTGATGCCTATACGCTGCAATTCTCCATCGGCCAGCGTACCCTGATCGACTTGCTGGATACCGAAAACGAGTACTACACGTCAACAGTTGAATACGTCAATGGTCAGTATCTGGAACTCTTTGCCGGCTACCGTCTCATGGCAGACATGGGTCGCCTGCTCCATTCATTGGGCGTACAGCACCTGGTTGATACCGATGCAACACAGCGTGTCGGCTGGACCAACCCGTGGAGCCGTTCGGATTACGCCGAACCACTGAAACAGATCCCGGTCGCACAGGCAGAAGAAGCTACAGCTGAAGAAGCGGCCCTCGTTCCGGAATCCGACGCTGCAGAACAGGGTGAAAGCTGCGCCAGGCAACTAAATACCCGATTCAGCGTCTAA
- a CDS encoding bifunctional diguanylate cyclase/phosphodiesterase, whose amino-acid sequence MTLRRQLILLIITLFVLLFIGTFTINVHNTRGYLNDQLKTISQDTATSLGLILSPYMAESETIVMETHINALFDSGFYRNITVYGMDGKVIVERSDAEPPKQVPGWFISMFPLETPYGEALIMNGWNQAGSVHISANPEFAYIRLWAACVQSLFWFVGSFIVIFGMALVAIHYVLRPLNAVEKQAEAISNKDYVIQTRLPWTVELRRVVIAMNLMSGKIRDIFSEQEEALERIRFAAYTDNTTGLANRAYFTMRLNHMMQSGDDFEHGALVFLEISNLQAINNQSGHSAGDALLRGVSDLIKTQIEKSPANETFAARLSGSTFAIALAGISERAGWEFSKDLAAALPSLHEKGLAPTDEIGHIGLACRSTQTMQQLMSEVDMALRAAQMQGKNAFYAHKKHAADEFERLTATQWIALLRDVVERRHNTLLLQSTFDSSDTTRVMQSEVLLRIANQDGKLIPAGIFIPMVNHHGLTQAFDRMVIDEVMERLEQPGSPTEPIAINLMPASIRDPEFVMWVVTRLREKPQIAKRMLFELSEYAISQNLHAAQVWAEQILPTGAKLGIEHFGRGNTPVHLLAQLRPAYLQIDGSFIRGIDENRDNQQFVDSIVRMAHSHDIIVIAEFVETTKELDILKSLRVDGVRGYALSRPAIWTKDGIEEPDTTNTPGSGILTSKKTEEE is encoded by the coding sequence ATGACGCTGCGACGACAACTCATCCTGCTTATCATCACGTTGTTTGTGCTGCTTTTCATCGGCACATTCACCATCAATGTCCATAATACGCGAGGTTATCTGAACGATCAGTTAAAGACCATCTCGCAGGACACGGCCACGTCACTCGGGCTGATCCTGTCTCCCTACATGGCCGAATCCGAGACCATCGTCATGGAAACCCACATCAATGCACTCTTTGACAGCGGGTTTTATCGGAACATCACAGTCTATGGCATGGATGGGAAAGTCATCGTGGAGCGTTCCGATGCCGAACCGCCAAAACAGGTGCCGGGCTGGTTTATCAGCATGTTCCCGCTCGAAACCCCTTATGGGGAAGCCCTGATCATGAACGGCTGGAACCAGGCAGGCAGCGTCCATATCAGCGCCAATCCTGAATTCGCCTATATCCGTCTCTGGGCAGCCTGTGTGCAGTCCCTGTTCTGGTTTGTCGGTTCCTTCATTGTTATTTTCGGCATGGCACTCGTTGCCATCCATTATGTGCTCCGTCCGTTAAACGCGGTTGAAAAGCAGGCGGAAGCCATCTCCAACAAGGATTATGTCATCCAGACCCGCCTGCCATGGACCGTTGAGTTACGGCGTGTTGTCATCGCCATGAACCTGATGTCCGGCAAGATCCGTGATATTTTCAGTGAACAGGAAGAAGCGCTGGAACGTATCCGCTTTGCAGCCTATACCGACAATACGACCGGCCTGGCCAACCGTGCCTACTTCACCATGCGACTGAATCACATGATGCAGTCCGGCGATGATTTCGAGCACGGCGCACTCGTCTTCCTGGAGATTTCCAATCTGCAGGCCATTAACAACCAGTCCGGCCACAGCGCCGGAGACGCCCTCTTGCGCGGTGTCAGCGACCTGATCAAGACACAGATTGAAAAAAGTCCGGCCAACGAAACCTTTGCGGCCCGTCTTTCCGGTTCCACCTTTGCCATTGCCCTGGCGGGTATATCAGAAAGAGCCGGCTGGGAATTTTCAAAAGACCTGGCCGCCGCGCTGCCGTCGCTCCATGAGAAAGGCCTGGCACCAACTGATGAAATCGGCCATATTGGCCTGGCCTGCCGAAGCACACAGACCATGCAGCAGCTAATGTCTGAAGTGGATATGGCATTGCGTGCAGCCCAGATGCAGGGTAAAAACGCGTTCTATGCGCACAAAAAACACGCTGCAGACGAATTTGAGCGCCTGACGGCGACCCAATGGATTGCGCTGCTGCGTGATGTCGTCGAACGCCGCCACAATACCCTGCTTTTGCAGTCGACCTTTGACAGCAGTGATACCACCAGGGTCATGCAAAGCGAAGTCCTGTTACGTATTGCCAACCAGGACGGCAAGCTGATTCCGGCGGGTATCTTTATCCCGATGGTTAACCACCATGGCCTGACACAGGCATTTGACCGCATGGTAATCGACGAAGTAATGGAAAGGCTGGAGCAGCCCGGCAGCCCGACCGAGCCGATTGCGATCAACCTGATGCCGGCATCCATCCGTGATCCGGAATTTGTCATGTGGGTCGTCACCAGGCTGCGGGAAAAACCGCAAATCGCCAAACGCATGCTGTTTGAGCTCAGCGAGTATGCCATCAGCCAGAACCTCCATGCCGCACAGGTATGGGCCGAACAGATTCTGCCGACCGGCGCAAAACTGGGTATTGAACATTTTGGCCGGGGCAATACACCAGTCCACCTTCTTGCCCAGCTACGTCCGGCATACCTGCAGATTGATGGCAGCTTCATTCGCGGCATCGACGAAAATCGCGACAACCAGCAATTTGTGGATTCGATTGTACGAATGGCACACAGTCATGACATCATTGTCATTGCGGAATTTGTCGAAACCACCAAAGAACTCGACATCCTCAAGAGCCTGCGTGTCGACGGGGTTCGCGGTTACGCCCTCTCCAGACCGGCAATCTGGACAAAAGATGGCATTGAAGAACCTGACACGACAAACACACCGGGTAGCGGTATCCTGACATCGAAAAAAACGGAAGAAGAGTAA